A single region of the Arthrobacter sp. zg-Y20 genome encodes:
- a CDS encoding aminodeoxychorismate/anthranilate synthase component II: protein MTTRILVIDNYDSFVYTLVGYLRELGAETTVVRNDDLDAAQALELAAGHNGVLVSPGPGTPAEAGVSIDLIRWCGTTGTPMLGICLGHQALAEAFGGTVTHAPELMHGKTSLVQHGGEDVFTGLNSPLTATRYHSLAAVADSVPASLQVTARTASGIIMGLRHTEAPLSGVQFHPESVLTEGGYQMLGNWLESCGLAGAAAHASTLSPLISRTGRPAQEPNAA from the coding sequence ATGACCACGCGCATCCTGGTGATCGACAACTATGACAGCTTTGTATACACGCTGGTGGGTTATCTGCGGGAACTTGGAGCGGAAACCACGGTGGTCCGCAACGATGACTTGGACGCGGCACAGGCACTGGAACTGGCGGCAGGGCACAACGGCGTGCTGGTGTCCCCCGGTCCGGGGACCCCGGCCGAAGCCGGTGTGTCCATTGACCTGATCCGCTGGTGCGGGACCACCGGAACCCCCATGCTCGGCATCTGCCTGGGGCATCAGGCCCTGGCCGAGGCTTTCGGGGGAACGGTAACGCACGCTCCGGAACTAATGCACGGCAAGACCTCGTTGGTGCAACATGGAGGTGAGGATGTGTTCACCGGGCTGAACAGCCCGCTGACCGCCACCCGCTACCATTCCCTGGCGGCCGTAGCGGACAGTGTGCCGGCTTCGCTGCAGGTAACCGCCCGCACCGCCAGCGGCATCATCATGGGCCTGCGCCACACCGAGGCGCCTTTGTCCGGGGTTCAGTTCCATCCCGAGTCCGTCCTCACGGAGGGCGGCTACCAGATGCTGGGAAACTGGTTGGAGTCCTGCGGCCTGGCCGGCGCCGCCGCCCATGCATCGACCCTCAGCCCGCTGATCTCCCGCACCGGCCGACCGGCGCAGGAACCGAACGCCGCCTAG
- the pknB gene encoding Stk1 family PASTA domain-containing Ser/Thr kinase, with product MSADFLRGQPTLNTDNVLNGRYEVGELIGRGGMADVYLGRDIRLGRTVAIKVLRPDLARDPLFQSRFRREAQAVAGLNHPSVVSVYDTGDQESASTRDDVRLPYIVMEYVPGRTLRDLLKADELTIDKSVEYVLGVLAALDYSHRSGIVHRDIKPANVMVTVDGGVKVMDFGIARAMADSAATMTQTQAVIGTAQYLSPEQARGETVDARSDLYSAACLLFELLTGRPPFTGDSPVSVAYQHVRELPVAPSSLNPEVSTALDDVLERGLAKDRNHRYQTAREFREALLAVRDGGPATAATQAIAVPPHAVHPADPQDEEPRTRAMAKVLAGGSLTAEEDADRPVLNIGSTGEREPQQKARRRAWTTVFVILLVLVLGAAGVVGWNVLNAKPAAPTTASVPLVEAMSQSDAFNAIVDAGFRAPSISEEYSDTVQDGLAIRTSPAAGAMAHLQEDITLYISKGPSTAEIPGDLIGMTESGARDALRELDLKGGATKTDNSSTMSEGRVLGTEPAVGERVPVGTEVNIIVSTGKVVVPDLAGLTREQAEATLLDPTLLLTPKLVEVESAEAAPGMVLSQSVMPGTEVAPGTSIVVNVAKAPAEPSPSPSPSSPSPSPSAAQR from the coding sequence ATGAGCGCAGATTTCCTTCGAGGGCAACCCACCCTCAACACCGACAACGTCCTGAACGGACGTTACGAGGTCGGTGAACTGATCGGACGCGGCGGCATGGCCGACGTCTACCTTGGCCGGGATATCCGCCTGGGCCGGACTGTCGCCATCAAGGTGCTGCGCCCGGACCTGGCACGGGATCCACTGTTCCAATCCCGTTTCCGGCGTGAAGCGCAGGCAGTCGCGGGGCTGAACCATCCCTCCGTTGTATCGGTTTACGACACCGGGGACCAGGAGTCAGCGTCTACCCGCGACGATGTCCGGCTGCCCTATATCGTGATGGAATACGTGCCGGGCCGGACCCTGCGGGACCTCCTGAAGGCGGACGAGCTCACCATCGACAAATCGGTGGAGTATGTCCTGGGCGTCCTGGCCGCTTTGGATTACAGCCACCGTTCCGGGATTGTCCACCGCGACATCAAGCCCGCCAATGTGATGGTTACGGTCGACGGCGGCGTGAAGGTCATGGACTTCGGCATCGCCCGTGCCATGGCGGATTCAGCTGCCACCATGACGCAGACCCAGGCAGTGATCGGCACCGCCCAGTACCTTTCTCCGGAACAGGCACGCGGTGAAACAGTGGACGCACGCAGCGATCTCTACTCCGCCGCCTGCCTGCTTTTCGAATTGCTCACCGGCAGGCCGCCGTTCACCGGTGACAGCCCGGTGTCAGTTGCCTACCAGCACGTCCGCGAACTGCCCGTGGCGCCCAGCAGCCTCAACCCCGAGGTTTCAACGGCCCTGGACGACGTATTGGAACGCGGTTTGGCCAAGGACCGGAACCACCGTTACCAAACGGCGCGCGAGTTCCGTGAAGCTCTGCTGGCAGTGCGCGACGGCGGACCCGCCACGGCTGCCACACAGGCGATTGCGGTGCCCCCGCATGCCGTACATCCGGCTGATCCGCAGGATGAGGAACCGCGTACCCGCGCCATGGCCAAGGTTCTGGCGGGCGGTTCGCTTACTGCCGAGGAAGACGCGGATCGTCCGGTCCTGAACATCGGTTCCACGGGGGAGCGCGAGCCGCAGCAAAAGGCACGGCGGCGTGCCTGGACCACCGTTTTCGTCATTCTCCTTGTCCTGGTCTTGGGCGCGGCCGGGGTTGTGGGCTGGAACGTGCTTAACGCCAAGCCCGCGGCTCCCACCACGGCCTCGGTCCCCCTTGTGGAAGCGATGTCGCAATCCGATGCCTTCAACGCGATAGTGGACGCCGGTTTCCGTGCGCCGTCCATCAGCGAGGAGTACAGCGATACCGTGCAGGACGGGCTGGCAATACGAACCTCCCCCGCCGCCGGTGCAATGGCCCATCTGCAAGAGGACATCACGCTCTATATCTCCAAGGGACCCTCCACCGCAGAGATCCCGGGCGACCTGATCGGAATGACCGAGTCCGGTGCCCGTGATGCGCTGCGCGAGCTGGACCTCAAGGGCGGGGCCACCAAAACCGACAACAGTTCCACCATGTCCGAGGGGCGTGTGCTGGGGACGGAACCCGCTGTCGGGGAGCGAGTGCCCGTTGGTACCGAGGTGAACATCATTGTGTCCACCGGCAAAGTGGTGGTCCCGGATCTGGCCGGCCTCACACGTGAGCAGGCTGAAGCCACGCTGTTGGATCCCACGCTGCTGCTTACGCCGAAGCTGGTGGAGGTGGAGTCCGCCGAAGCTGCCCCGGGTATGGTGCTCTCACAGAGCGTTATGCCGGGAACCGAGGTCGCGCCGGGGACAAGCATTGTGGTGAATGTAGCGAAGGCCCCGGCTGAGCCCAGCCCGTCCCCCTCGCCGTCGTCCCCCAGCCCGTCTCCGAGCGCCGCCCAGCGCTAG
- a CDS encoding protein kinase, translated as MRPTSGITLGGRFQLTDRIAIGGMGEVWKARDLVLGRIVAIKILKEEYTGDPGFLNRFRAEARHTALLNHPGIANVFDYGEEEGSAYLVMELVPGQPLSTIIERDKVLSPDRTLSIIGQTATALAVAHHQGLVHRDVKPGNLLIMPDGKVKITDFGIARIADQVPLTATGQVMGTAQYLAPEQATGQQATGSSDIYALGVIGYELLAGRRPFSGESQIAIALAQVNDTPPPLPESIPVPVRALIMSMLAKDPADRPADAEALALAVAAIRRGDIKAAETAVPGMLLFTSGAVTAPVPTAGTAATRVVDTAPSTSALPTVAGATVAGDASTGQLAASREWTDEDDDVDYDGADDNGDVEEEKRGRSPWTIPLIALLVLILAGVVAFFVLTGSDDNADPDPAASSSAASPSKSASPSKSPSKSPSATPSESPSDEEIFVDSTAYAGRPVNDVYAELLDLGLQVNRLPVSDADVPEGMVIEVNPSGSLVPGSAVTVVYSSGPELVSVPSLTGLDEATARQRIADAGLVARNGGSETSNARAGTVTRVDPSEGAAVPQGSPVTYFIAQAPAPAPAQPSPTAPSPSTNGGASIGDTAQSDPSTTTGNQ; from the coding sequence GTGAGGCCTACATCGGGTATCACCTTAGGCGGCAGGTTCCAGCTGACCGACCGTATTGCCATCGGCGGTATGGGCGAGGTCTGGAAGGCACGGGACCTTGTCCTGGGCCGCATTGTTGCCATTAAGATCCTCAAGGAGGAGTACACCGGCGACCCCGGATTCCTCAACCGCTTCCGTGCGGAGGCCCGGCATACGGCGCTGCTGAACCACCCCGGCATTGCCAATGTCTTTGACTACGGCGAGGAAGAGGGCTCCGCTTACCTCGTGATGGAGCTTGTCCCCGGACAGCCGCTTTCCACCATCATCGAACGCGACAAGGTCCTATCGCCGGACCGGACCCTGTCCATCATCGGCCAGACCGCCACTGCCCTGGCCGTTGCCCACCATCAGGGACTGGTGCACCGAGACGTCAAGCCGGGCAACCTGCTCATCATGCCCGACGGCAAGGTCAAGATCACCGACTTCGGGATTGCCCGTATCGCCGACCAGGTGCCCCTGACCGCCACCGGCCAGGTGATGGGCACCGCCCAGTACCTGGCACCGGAACAGGCCACCGGGCAGCAAGCCACCGGTTCCAGCGACATCTACGCCCTTGGCGTTATCGGCTATGAGCTGCTGGCCGGCCGCCGGCCGTTCTCCGGCGAATCCCAGATCGCCATCGCGCTGGCCCAGGTCAATGACACCCCGCCGCCGCTGCCCGAGTCCATTCCCGTGCCGGTCCGCGCCCTAATCATGTCCATGCTCGCGAAGGACCCGGCGGACCGCCCGGCCGACGCCGAGGCCCTCGCCCTGGCCGTTGCGGCCATCCGCCGCGGCGACATCAAGGCAGCTGAAACCGCTGTGCCCGGAATGCTGCTGTTCACATCCGGTGCCGTGACGGCCCCGGTTCCCACTGCGGGCACCGCTGCCACGCGCGTGGTGGACACGGCACCGTCCACGTCGGCACTGCCCACCGTTGCCGGCGCCACGGTAGCGGGCGATGCCTCCACCGGCCAGCTCGCCGCGTCCCGTGAGTGGACCGACGAAGATGACGACGTCGACTACGACGGCGCCGACGATAACGGTGACGTCGAGGAAGAAAAGCGCGGGCGCAGCCCGTGGACCATTCCGCTGATTGCCCTGCTGGTACTCATTTTGGCCGGTGTGGTGGCCTTCTTCGTCCTGACCGGTTCAGACGACAATGCAGACCCGGATCCGGCCGCCAGTTCCTCCGCTGCCAGCCCGTCCAAGAGCGCTTCGCCCTCCAAGTCGCCCTCCAAGTCGCCGTCGGCCACGCCGTCGGAATCTCCCAGCGATGAGGAAATCTTCGTTGACTCCACCGCCTATGCGGGCCGGCCGGTCAATGATGTCTACGCGGAACTGCTGGATCTCGGACTGCAGGTCAACCGGCTCCCGGTTTCCGACGCCGATGTTCCCGAGGGAATGGTCATTGAGGTTAATCCCTCCGGCAGCCTCGTTCCGGGGTCTGCGGTGACCGTCGTCTACTCCTCCGGACCGGAACTTGTTTCGGTACCGTCGCTGACGGGGCTTGACGAAGCGACTGCACGCCAGCGGATCGCCGACGCCGGTTTGGTGGCAAGGAACGGCGGCAGCGAGACGTCAAACGCCAGGGCCGGCACGGTCACCCGCGTGGACCCAAGCGAAGGCGCCGCGGTACCCCAGGGCTCCCCGGTGACCTACTTCATTGCGCAGGCACCTGCACCCGCCCCGGCACAGCCCTCTCCCACCGCCCCGTCACCCTCCACCAACGGCGGCGCCAGCATCGGCGACACCGCCCAGTCCGATCCCAGCACCACGACCGGCAACCAGTAA